One genomic segment of Novisyntrophococcus fermenticellae includes these proteins:
- a CDS encoding cache domain-containing sensor histidine kinase translates to MENVCASVGNSIETQLDNLSSISMNLVYSNAIKTNFKEFSELYQKSGTSPSRLVASQEKARAIHDIITAMIGAYQNASAINLYTLDGSYVESGYFERTATLNLAEQPWYTPVMELNGHKYISRPTVHMDLPAKGDNQHAQKFISIVRLFLDSNSQPEGIVEVIQDCGKIFSLASQLESQNPDTGVFIYNSRHELVYPYQRQAPSVNYYTLTVDKYTREKTTRIVTAGDGQQLLSTYQEIPDYDWTVVLTKPSTAVYDSLNNFRLIFGLIGSLSILLTLFICFYISERLTAPLQKLTNATGKITIDRVLDERKINLTSADSNIKEISQLCESIRSMYEKLRSTSQEALLSRSEEARAKLQATQFLINPHFLYNCLTNISVMAEESMNADIIHMCESLCDYFRYISSSRDMFVPLDEEIFYTQCYLECMQLRFSSELEYTLDIAEETRQYYIPKLIIQPIVENAFKYAFNIAPPWKLQISSSREGNNWLLRIQDNGGTLSDKKKQELLDLYKNLNLNEELKSMQIGGMGLKNVYLRLKLLYGDKAIFKIENTLPQRTIFIFGGPIMTEPPHSF, encoded by the coding sequence TTGGAAAATGTATGTGCCTCCGTCGGGAATTCTATCGAGACACAGTTGGATAATCTTTCCTCGATTTCCATGAACCTGGTGTATTCCAATGCAATAAAAACCAATTTCAAGGAATTTTCAGAGCTGTACCAAAAAAGCGGTACTTCTCCGTCCCGTCTGGTCGCTTCCCAGGAGAAAGCCCGGGCAATTCATGACATTATCACAGCGATGATCGGTGCCTACCAGAACGCATCGGCAATCAATCTTTATACACTGGATGGCTCCTATGTGGAATCCGGGTATTTTGAACGTACTGCTACCTTAAATCTGGCGGAGCAGCCCTGGTATACACCGGTTATGGAACTCAACGGCCATAAATATATCAGCCGGCCCACTGTTCATATGGATCTTCCGGCAAAAGGAGACAATCAGCATGCTCAGAAGTTTATTTCTATTGTTCGGCTGTTTCTGGATTCCAACAGCCAGCCCGAAGGGATTGTGGAGGTCATTCAGGATTGTGGAAAAATCTTTTCACTTGCCTCTCAGTTGGAAAGTCAAAATCCTGACACCGGTGTATTTATCTACAATTCCCGCCACGAACTGGTCTATCCGTATCAGAGACAGGCTCCATCTGTAAATTATTATACACTGACCGTAGATAAATATACGCGTGAAAAGACAACCCGAATTGTTACCGCCGGGGATGGACAACAGCTATTATCCACATATCAGGAAATTCCGGATTATGACTGGACCGTAGTGCTCACGAAACCGAGTACGGCTGTCTATGACTCTCTGAACAACTTTCGTCTGATTTTTGGATTGATCGGTTCTCTGTCCATTCTTCTCACCCTGTTTATCTGCTTTTATATCTCCGAGCGGCTGACAGCACCACTGCAGAAACTGACCAATGCTACAGGTAAAATCACCATTGACCGGGTACTGGATGAAAGAAAGATCAATCTGACCAGTGCAGACAGTAATATAAAAGAAATCTCACAGCTTTGCGAATCTATCCGGAGCATGTATGAAAAGCTGCGTTCCACTTCTCAGGAGGCTCTCTTATCCCGCTCCGAGGAGGCCAGAGCCAAGCTGCAGGCAACGCAGTTTTTGATTAATCCACACTTCCTCTATAATTGCCTGACGAACATCAGTGTTATGGCGGAAGAATCTATGAATGCAGATATTATACACATGTGCGAATCACTCTGTGACTATTTCCGTTATATTTCCTCCTCGCGGGATATGTTTGTACCCCTTGATGAAGAGATATTCTACACACAGTGTTATCTGGAATGTATGCAGCTGCGTTTTTCCTCTGAACTGGAATATACCCTTGATATTGCAGAGGAAACCAGGCAATACTATATTCCCAAGCTGATCATACAGCCCATCGTGGAGAATGCCTTTAAGTATGCTTTCAATATCGCGCCACCCTGGAAGCTGCAGATCTCATCTTCAAGAGAGGGGAACAACTGGCTTCTTCGCATTCAGGACAACGGCGGTACTTTAAGTGATAAAAAGAAGCAGGAATTACTGGATTTGTACAAAAACCTGAATTTAAATGAAGAACTTAAATCCATGCAGATTGGAGGCATGGGGTTGAAAAATGTCTATCTCAGACTTAAACTTCTATATGGGGACAAAGCCATATTCAAGATTGAAAATACTTTGCCGCAGAGAACAATATTTATTTTTGGCGGTCCGATTATGACTGAACCGCCGCACAGCTTTTAG
- a CDS encoding DDE-type integrase/transposase/recombinase, producing the protein MDIILYLLQLIQYQHKQICWLINFICRFIPLKQWAFDDSHSPKYQKFKIDELPKIISYKQDWNWKDLIAYYQQRYHKTIRPVFRRVECDIPKHCTCPACDAPVDYLMWNDGKKKSQVLCKVCQTHFSPTKENRFSKTSVLKCPHCNHSLVHKKDRKHFIIHKCVNPKCPYYLHNLKKVDKKHLDEDYGKNKYKLHYIYREFTMDFFKLDLNSLPKNASSLKFTKFDSNTMSLCLTLHVNLGLSLRKTKQALKDLYGIGISHQSIANYCKSAAMCIKPFVDNYDYGTDKVFTADETYIKIRGIKAYIWFIMDVASRSIIGYQVSDNRGVGPCILAMRMAFRHLKELPQHFKFIADGYSAYPLAAQQFFHEFGEKFKFDITQVIGLTNDDEVSKEFRPYKQMIERLNRTYKASYRPTNGFDNIDGANYDLALWVAYYNFLRPHKHNNYKILNDVELLKGAGNMPGKWQLLIFLGQQTILNMQNQATA; encoded by the coding sequence ATGGACATTATACTTTATTTACTTCAACTTATTCAATACCAACATAAACAAATCTGCTGGCTTATTAACTTTATCTGTAGATTCATCCCGCTCAAGCAGTGGGCTTTTGATGATTCCCATTCTCCAAAGTACCAGAAATTCAAGATTGATGAGCTTCCCAAAATCATATCCTACAAGCAGGACTGGAACTGGAAGGATCTCATCGCTTATTACCAGCAGCGCTACCACAAAACTATACGCCCTGTATTTCGCCGGGTGGAGTGTGATATTCCAAAACACTGTACCTGCCCTGCATGTGATGCCCCTGTGGACTATCTCATGTGGAATGATGGCAAGAAGAAAAGCCAGGTTCTGTGTAAGGTCTGTCAAACGCATTTTTCTCCCACTAAGGAGAACCGTTTTTCCAAAACCTCCGTCCTGAAGTGCCCTCATTGCAATCACAGCCTTGTTCACAAGAAAGACCGCAAACACTTTATCATCCATAAATGTGTGAATCCTAAATGCCCTTATTATCTGCACAACCTCAAAAAGGTTGATAAAAAGCATCTGGATGAGGACTATGGCAAAAACAAATATAAGCTCCATTACATCTACCGCGAATTCACGATGGATTTCTTTAAGCTGGACTTAAACTCTCTGCCAAAGAATGCCTCATCTCTTAAATTCACTAAGTTCGATTCCAATACGATGTCTCTGTGCCTGACTCTTCATGTGAACCTTGGTCTCTCTCTTCGAAAAACCAAACAAGCTCTCAAAGACCTCTATGGGATCGGCATCTCCCACCAAAGTATTGCCAACTACTGTAAATCAGCCGCTATGTGTATCAAGCCTTTCGTTGACAACTATGATTACGGAACCGACAAAGTATTTACTGCCGATGAGACCTATATCAAAATCCGTGGCATCAAAGCTTATATCTGGTTCATCATGGATGTTGCCAGCCGTTCCATTATTGGTTACCAGGTATCTGATAACCGTGGAGTCGGTCCCTGCATTCTTGCCATGCGAATGGCTTTCAGGCATCTGAAGGAACTTCCGCAGCACTTTAAATTCATTGCTGACGGTTATAGTGCCTATCCTCTGGCTGCCCAACAGTTTTTCCATGAGTTTGGAGAAAAATTTAAGTTCGATATTACCCAGGTAATTGGACTTACCAACGACGATGAAGTATCAAAAGAATTCCGACCATACAAACAGATGATTGAAAGGCTCAACCGTACATACAAGGCTTCTTACAGACCTACCAACGGTTTTGATAACATCGACGGTGCCAACTATGATTTAGCTCTGTGGGTAGCTTATTACAACTTTCTCCGTCCTCACAAACACAACAACTATAAGATTCTTAATGATGTTGAACTGCTTAAAGGTGCCGGGAATATGCCAGGTAAATGGCAGCTCCTTATCTTCCTTGGCCAGCAGACAATTCTAAATATGCAAAATCAAGCAACTGCCTAA
- a CDS encoding ABC transporter substrate-binding protein codes for MIKKSLKKMMSLSLAAAMTVGLLAGCGSGKDSGEGGSGKKGVTLTFGSHQSGLPNSGVVQELAKEFEKETGIKIDFQISPDAQWRDLIKVKLDSGEAPDIICADTPIGLASSLHMDQYCVDLTDQEWTGRMEESARSAVSVDDKVYGITFPGAKMYFYLYNKDIFSKLNLEVPTTYEEFKNVCQKILDSGTTPIYEATTNGWHQVLPLFETGGLWLEQDPDMYEKLNQNEIDLDQIPSLLTIINELDACAKAGYFGEDYLSNAWENAKEAMATERCAMTIAELGYRGEIESDYPDFKATEKLGAFVMPWGDNQTVGVNPASNAYFINKDSKHVEEAKQFFEFLAKPENLQKRLDGQPELSALCWPEIKSKYSEEDQAFLDSLKKANVVQTSVNYIDSQWMDVGKDLESMYTGAMTPQDVLNTIMNRRTEQAGLQKDPAWTK; via the coding sequence ATGATAAAAAAGAGTTTGAAAAAAATGATGAGTCTTTCATTGGCTGCAGCAATGACAGTTGGTTTACTTGCCGGCTGCGGATCGGGAAAAGACAGTGGTGAAGGCGGAAGTGGGAAAAAAGGTGTTACCCTGACTTTCGGAAGCCATCAGAGCGGACTTCCCAATTCTGGAGTTGTGCAGGAATTGGCAAAGGAGTTCGAAAAGGAGACAGGAATCAAGATTGATTTCCAGATATCGCCTGATGCACAGTGGAGAGACTTAATCAAAGTGAAACTGGATTCGGGTGAAGCTCCGGATATTATCTGTGCGGATACACCGATCGGTCTGGCCTCCAGCCTGCATATGGATCAGTATTGTGTAGATCTGACTGACCAGGAGTGGACAGGCCGTATGGAGGAAAGTGCACGTTCTGCAGTTTCTGTAGATGATAAGGTGTATGGCATCACATTTCCCGGAGCCAAGATGTACTTTTATCTCTATAACAAGGATATTTTCAGCAAGCTAAATCTGGAAGTACCGACGACATACGAAGAGTTTAAGAATGTATGCCAGAAAATTCTGGACTCCGGCACGACTCCGATCTATGAAGCTACCACGAATGGATGGCATCAGGTACTGCCCCTGTTTGAAACAGGTGGTCTGTGGCTGGAGCAGGATCCCGATATGTATGAAAAGCTCAATCAGAATGAAATAGATTTGGATCAGATTCCGTCATTGCTTACAATTATTAACGAACTGGATGCGTGTGCAAAAGCCGGCTATTTCGGTGAGGATTATCTGAGCAATGCATGGGAAAACGCCAAAGAAGCCATGGCAACAGAGCGTTGTGCAATGACAATCGCGGAACTTGGCTATCGTGGTGAGATCGAGTCGGATTACCCTGATTTCAAGGCAACAGAAAAACTGGGAGCCTTCGTAATGCCGTGGGGAGACAATCAGACCGTCGGTGTGAATCCTGCAAGTAATGCTTACTTTATCAACAAAGACAGTAAACATGTTGAGGAAGCAAAGCAGTTCTTCGAGTTTCTTGCAAAACCGGAAAACCTGCAGAAACGTCTGGATGGACAGCCTGAATTAAGCGCATTATGCTGGCCGGAAATCAAGAGTAAATATTCAGAAGAAGACCAGGCATTTCTGGATTCACTGAAAAAGGCAAATGTGGTTCAGACCTCTGTCAACTATATTGACAGTCAGTGGATGGATGTCGGAAAAGATCTGGAATCCATGTATACCGGGGCTATGACGCCGCAAGATGTTCTGAATACAATTATGAATCGGCGTACGGAGCAGGCCGGGCTTCAAAAAGATCCGGCATGGACAAAATAA
- a CDS encoding glycoside hydrolase family 3 C-terminal domain-containing protein: MSEHKIGIPLEGFGEASRRAAAEGMVLLKNEGAMLPLTEKDCVSLFGRCQIDYYRSGTGSGGAVHVTYISNLLDALREQRNVCINEELAENYEAWIKEHPFDDGGGMWAGEPWHQEEMPVTEETAKRAAQLSNKAVVVIGRTAGEDQDNAAVEGSYLLSAQEQEMIQAVTRSFDQVAVVLNVSNIMDMSWLDTLEHKENIRAVLYSWQGGSEGGNACARILAGVAAPSGKLTDTIAYAIEDYPSTANFGGAEKNYYQEDIYVGYRYFETFAPDRVRFPFGFGLSYTDFTIEETQIKIFGLGKEAWIHIRVRVKNSGSVYAGKEVVQVYFEAPQGRLGKPARVLAGFAKTDLLFPGATQELTVDFPVAAMASYDDSGAAGHRSCWVLEPGQYKIYAGTDVKHAVRISSNEEALYIKECLVIEQQEEVLAPVCDYSRLRPGTQEEDGRYEITYERVPKQKISLEERIRKNLPRELQITGDRGIRFQDVKEQKAGLEEFVAQLSKEELSRIVRGEGMCSPLVTPGTASAFGGVAESLFHYGIPAACTADGPSGIRMDSGLKATQLPIGTLLASTWNLKLVEELYELEGEELLRNEVDTLLGPGINIHRNPMNGRNFEYFSEDPLVTGRFAAAVVRGIAKSGAAATVKHYACNNQEYGRNTADSIVSERAMREIYLKGFELAVKEGDARSIMTSYNPVNGHWSASNYDLCTTVLRGEWNYTGIVMTDWWAKMNDPVLGGKADISNTAAMVRAQNDLYMVVPNGGAEENAHEDNLLEALEEGRLTIGELQRSALNICRFILQSPAAQRAGQTAADVRREAKGFSFETVRFVPAESERFHVQLEHSGRYKFLVKVRSPLSEVAQSSCNLLMNGQAVVTIQTNGTGGEWTLIKLNNIYLEAGAYEITFEPVKPGLEIQWVDMTR, from the coding sequence ATGAGTGAGCATAAAATCGGAATCCCCCTGGAAGGGTTTGGAGAGGCATCACGGAGGGCAGCGGCCGAGGGAATGGTCCTGCTGAAGAATGAGGGCGCAATGCTGCCCTTGACAGAAAAAGATTGTGTCTCCCTGTTCGGAAGATGCCAGATCGATTATTACAGGAGTGGAACGGGTTCGGGCGGGGCAGTGCATGTGACGTATATTTCGAACCTGCTGGATGCATTAAGGGAACAGAGAAACGTCTGTATAAATGAGGAGTTGGCCGAGAACTATGAGGCATGGATCAAGGAGCATCCCTTTGACGATGGCGGAGGCATGTGGGCCGGTGAACCATGGCATCAGGAGGAAATGCCTGTTACAGAAGAAACTGCCAAAAGGGCAGCGCAGCTTTCCAACAAGGCAGTGGTGGTAATCGGACGCACGGCCGGTGAAGACCAGGACAATGCGGCGGTGGAAGGAAGCTATCTTCTGAGCGCACAGGAGCAGGAAATGATCCAGGCGGTAACCCGGTCTTTCGATCAGGTCGCAGTGGTGCTGAATGTATCCAATATCATGGATATGAGCTGGCTGGATACACTGGAACATAAAGAGAATATCCGGGCGGTGCTCTACAGCTGGCAGGGAGGAAGTGAGGGAGGAAATGCCTGCGCCCGGATCCTCGCCGGAGTGGCGGCACCCAGCGGAAAGCTGACCGATACCATTGCCTATGCGATAGAGGATTATCCCTCTACCGCAAATTTCGGCGGTGCAGAGAAAAATTATTATCAAGAAGATATCTATGTGGGCTACCGTTATTTTGAAACCTTTGCACCGGACAGGGTGCGTTTTCCCTTTGGATTTGGTCTGTCCTATACCGATTTCACGATTGAAGAAACACAGATAAAGATCTTTGGTTTGGGAAAAGAAGCATGGATCCACATACGGGTCCGGGTGAAGAACAGCGGCTCTGTCTATGCCGGTAAAGAAGTGGTGCAGGTCTACTTTGAGGCGCCGCAGGGACGGCTCGGGAAACCGGCCAGGGTCCTCGCAGGCTTTGCCAAGACGGACCTGCTTTTTCCCGGAGCGACTCAGGAACTTACCGTGGATTTTCCGGTGGCAGCCATGGCCTCTTATGATGACAGCGGTGCGGCCGGACACCGCTCCTGCTGGGTCCTGGAACCTGGACAGTATAAAATCTACGCAGGCACGGATGTGAAACATGCTGTGCGGATTTCTTCGAACGAGGAAGCCCTTTATATAAAAGAATGTCTGGTGATCGAACAGCAGGAGGAGGTCCTGGCTCCGGTCTGTGACTACAGCAGGCTCCGGCCGGGGACACAAGAAGAAGACGGCCGTTATGAAATTACTTATGAAAGGGTTCCAAAACAGAAAATCTCCCTGGAAGAGCGGATCCGGAAGAATCTTCCCCGGGAGCTTCAAATTACAGGAGACCGGGGAATCCGTTTCCAGGATGTAAAGGAGCAAAAGGCCGGTCTGGAGGAATTTGTAGCACAGCTTTCAAAGGAGGAGCTTTCCAGAATCGTCCGGGGGGAAGGGATGTGCAGCCCCCTGGTGACACCGGGAACCGCTTCTGCATTCGGAGGCGTGGCCGAAAGTCTTTTCCACTATGGGATCCCGGCGGCCTGTACGGCAGATGGTCCATCCGGAATCCGGATGGACAGCGGACTAAAAGCGACCCAGCTGCCGATTGGCACACTGCTGGCATCTACGTGGAATCTGAAGCTTGTAGAGGAACTCTATGAGCTGGAGGGAGAGGAATTGCTGCGCAATGAGGTGGATACCCTGTTAGGACCGGGGATTAATATCCACAGAAATCCTATGAATGGAAGGAACTTTGAATATTTTTCAGAAGATCCACTGGTGACCGGACGGTTTGCAGCTGCAGTAGTCAGAGGGATTGCAAAGAGCGGTGCCGCTGCCACCGTCAAACATTATGCCTGCAACAACCAGGAGTATGGGAGAAATACGGCGGATTCCATCGTTTCCGAGCGTGCAATGAGAGAAATTTATCTGAAAGGCTTTGAACTGGCGGTAAAAGAAGGCGATGCCCGTTCTATCATGACCTCTTACAATCCGGTGAACGGCCACTGGTCCGCATCTAATTATGACCTGTGTACGACCGTTCTAAGAGGGGAATGGAATTATACGGGAATCGTCATGACTGACTGGTGGGCGAAGATGAATGATCCGGTCCTTGGAGGAAAGGCAGATATCAGCAATACGGCCGCCATGGTCAGGGCGCAGAACGACCTGTATATGGTAGTCCCAAACGGTGGTGCCGAGGAAAATGCGCACGAGGATAATCTGCTGGAGGCCCTGGAGGAAGGAAGGCTTACGATAGGGGAGCTGCAAAGGTCGGCGCTCAATATCTGCAGATTTATCCTGCAGTCTCCGGCAGCACAACGAGCCGGACAGACCGCAGCGGATGTCAGGAGGGAAGCAAAGGGATTTTCCTTTGAAACCGTACGATTTGTTCCGGCTGAAAGTGAGCGCTTCCATGTGCAGCTGGAACACAGCGGACGGTATAAGTTCCTTGTGAAAGTGCGATCTCCGCTTTCCGAAGTGGCACAGTCCTCCTGTAATCTGCTGATGAACGGCCAGGCAGTGGTGACGATCCAGACAAACGGAACAGGCGGAGAATGGACGCTGATAAAACTAAATAACATCTATCTGGAAGCCGGTGCATATGAAATCACATTTGAACCGGTGAAGCCCGGGCTGGAAATACAGTGGGTGGATATGACAAGATAG
- a CDS encoding ATP-binding protein codes for MAHVIAVAGKGGVGKTTLCGLLIQYLCESGKRPVLAVDADANSNLNEVLGVETGPTLGEIREELEQAGMDPNSPIPKGMPKSDYLQMRLNDALTEEDDYDLLVMGRSQGQGCYCYVNGLVQAQIQRLQGNYPYIVVDNEAGMEHISRGILPKMDTMIVVSDCSRRGVEAAGRIAALVRECNMKPGTMGLIVNRAPHGELNKGTMEEIEKQGLTLLGVVPQDEDVYEYDCDGKPIIDLPADSPVRKALMDIIKKLNL; via the coding sequence ATGGCACACGTGATAGCGGTAGCCGGAAAAGGCGGAGTAGGTAAAACCACATTATGTGGATTATTAATTCAGTATTTATGCGAAAGCGGTAAAAGGCCGGTACTGGCGGTCGATGCAGATGCCAATTCCAATTTAAATGAAGTACTCGGAGTTGAGACCGGTCCGACACTGGGTGAGATCCGCGAAGAATTGGAGCAGGCGGGGATGGACCCCAATTCTCCCATCCCAAAGGGCATGCCCAAATCCGACTACCTGCAGATGCGGTTAAATGATGCCCTGACAGAGGAGGACGATTATGACCTTCTGGTTATGGGACGTTCCCAGGGACAGGGATGTTATTGTTATGTAAACGGCCTGGTACAGGCCCAGATACAACGGCTTCAGGGTAATTATCCTTATATTGTGGTTGATAATGAAGCCGGAATGGAGCATATTAGCCGTGGTATCCTTCCAAAGATGGATACTATGATTGTGGTCAGTGACTGCTCCCGCCGGGGAGTGGAAGCCGCCGGAAGAATCGCAGCGCTCGTCCGGGAATGTAATATGAAACCTGGAACCATGGGATTAATCGTGAACCGGGCACCACATGGAGAATTAAACAAAGGCACAATGGAAGAGATTGAAAAGCAGGGTCTTACCCTCTTAGGGGTTGTACCTCAGGATGAGGATGTTTATGAATATGACTGCGACGGAAAACCGATTATTGATCTTCCCGCAGACTCTCCTGTAAGAAAAGCCTTAATGGATATCATTAAAAAGCTCAATCTTTGA
- a CDS encoding carbohydrate ABC transporter permease translates to MGKTAKIIGHVIGNIVSVFISLVVIIPLVVLFVNSFKTSAEANRMTLSLPTEWVFENYATVIEQGKLVSSFLNGFLYATCSVVIIVIVVAAAAFVISRNQKGVNRFLYYFIISGIAMPINNVALMKVMQAFHIVNTRIGIILLYAAINIPLSLFLAYGFVETIPREIDEAAVIDGCKPWQLFVKVIVPLLKPIISTLFVLDFMAVWNDFTMPLYYLNNSRKWPMTLAVYNFFGAFENSWNLVAADIILTLAPVLLVFVLGQKYIVGGVSAGSVKG, encoded by the coding sequence ATGGGAAAAACAGCTAAGATCATAGGACACGTAATTGGAAATATTGTATCAGTTTTTATCAGTCTTGTGGTGATTATCCCTCTTGTAGTATTATTCGTGAACTCCTTCAAGACATCTGCTGAAGCAAACAGGATGACCCTTTCTCTGCCTACAGAGTGGGTGTTTGAAAACTACGCCACTGTCATAGAGCAGGGAAAACTGGTTTCCTCGTTTCTCAACGGGTTTTTATATGCCACCTGCAGTGTAGTCATCATCGTTATTGTTGTAGCCGCTGCGGCATTCGTGATCTCGAGAAACCAGAAGGGTGTTAATCGGTTTCTCTATTATTTCATCATTTCAGGTATCGCAATGCCGATTAACAATGTTGCCCTTATGAAGGTTATGCAGGCGTTCCACATCGTAAACACAAGAATTGGAATTATCCTGCTCTATGCCGCAATCAATATTCCGCTGAGTTTGTTTCTGGCTTACGGGTTTGTAGAGACGATTCCGAGAGAAATTGATGAAGCAGCTGTGATAGACGGGTGTAAGCCATGGCAGCTTTTCGTCAAAGTAATTGTTCCGTTGTTAAAGCCAATTATATCAACGTTGTTTGTTCTGGATTTTATGGCCGTATGGAATGATTTCACCATGCCCTTGTACTATCTGAATAATTCCAGAAAATGGCCCATGACACTGGCAGTCTATAATTTCTTCGGTGCATTCGAGAATTCCTGGAACCTGGTTGCTGCAGACATTATACTGACGCTGGCACCGGTGCTTTTGGTGTTTGTCCTGGGACAGAAATATATTGTCGGAGGGGTATCGGCCGGTTCTGTCAAAGGATGA
- a CDS encoding response regulator transcription factor codes for MNKSYNYLVVEDESLIRRNLIKKIASLHLPLNLAGEASNGMEAILLADKLCPELVITDIRMPQCDGLEVAAYLQKNHPDVKIIIISGFDDFSYAQSAIRYGVKDYLLKPIKLETLSESLHKLLITMQKESESLEAYTTDSSSLDRESICKLMETYLQENYRSDISFQTLSERFGFTPEYLSKIFKKHAGETPSKYLTRLRMNEAKHLLLGNPELEIQKIGELVGYKDAFYFSRAFKSYTGIQPSEFRNNSGI; via the coding sequence ATGAACAAAAGCTATAATTACCTTGTCGTGGAAGATGAAAGCCTAATCCGGCGAAATCTGATAAAAAAGATTGCCTCTTTGCATCTTCCCCTTAATTTGGCAGGAGAGGCGTCCAATGGCATGGAGGCCATCCTTCTGGCTGATAAGCTCTGCCCGGAATTGGTCATCACCGACATCCGCATGCCTCAGTGTGACGGCCTGGAGGTAGCTGCTTATCTGCAGAAAAATCATCCGGATGTCAAAATAATCATTATTAGCGGGTTCGATGACTTCTCTTATGCGCAGTCAGCAATCCGATATGGCGTAAAAGACTATTTACTGAAACCGATCAAACTGGAAACCCTTTCTGAGTCACTGCATAAGCTGCTGATTACGATGCAGAAAGAATCTGAGTCCCTGGAAGCCTACACTACAGATAGCAGCAGCCTGGATCGTGAATCCATCTGCAAGCTGATGGAGACATATCTTCAGGAAAACTATCGCAGTGATATTTCCTTCCAAACCTTGAGTGAACGTTTTGGTTTTACGCCTGAATATCTGAGTAAAATCTTTAAGAAACACGCAGGTGAAACCCCCTCCAAGTATTTGACCAGATTACGGATGAATGAGGCGAAACACCTGCTCCTGGGAAATCCGGAGCTGGAAATACAGAAAATCGGGGAACTTGTCGGCTATAAGGATGCTTTCTACTTCAGCCGTGCCTTCAAAAGCTATACCGGCATCCAACCCAGTGAGTTCCGAAATAATTCCGGAATATAG
- a CDS encoding carbohydrate ABC transporter permease, with protein sequence MNKKKLYPWYFASGAALLFFLLCFLPGILGIAYSFTDWNNFTDEINFVGLKNYKAIFTGNSEYLKYIGNTVLFTVVTTVMKTVFGLALALLLTQKFIKGKNFQRMIIFSPQVMSYLVVGLVFKSMLHPTTGFLNDFLRKIGLGALAKNWLTDLHLVFPTVMTVDTWKGMGYIMVVVIAGLLSISPEYYEAASIDGASFFQKLRCITLPLLKPVLVNVTVLNVTYGLRVFDMIYSLTNGGPGNATGVINTAVYKEFSKGNLAMGTTLSSVLFFIVLALLYFIIKSMENKEVEA encoded by the coding sequence ATGAACAAAAAGAAATTATATCCCTGGTATTTTGCCAGTGGCGCAGCACTTCTGTTTTTTCTGCTGTGCTTCCTCCCGGGAATCCTTGGTATCGCCTATTCCTTCACTGACTGGAATAACTTTACAGACGAGATAAATTTTGTGGGTCTTAAGAACTATAAAGCGATTTTCACGGGAAATTCAGAATATTTGAAATATATAGGCAACACGGTTCTTTTTACGGTGGTTACTACTGTGATGAAGACGGTCTTTGGTCTTGCCCTCGCATTGCTGCTGACGCAGAAATTCATCAAAGGTAAAAATTTTCAACGCATGATTATCTTTTCACCGCAGGTAATGTCTTATTTGGTGGTGGGTCTGGTATTTAAGAGCATGCTTCATCCTACCACAGGATTTCTGAACGATTTTCTTCGCAAAATCGGTCTTGGAGCACTGGCGAAAAACTGGCTTACAGACTTACATCTGGTTTTTCCCACCGTTATGACGGTAGATACCTGGAAAGGTATGGGGTATATTATGGTGGTGGTAATTGCGGGACTGCTGTCCATATCACCGGAATATTATGAAGCTGCCAGTATTGACGGTGCCAGCTTCTTTCAGAAACTGCGCTGCATTACCCTGCCGCTTTTAAAACCTGTGCTTGTCAATGTGACTGTATTGAACGTGACTTACGGTCTTCGTGTATTTGATATGATTTATTCGTTGACCAATGGCGGCCCCGGAAATGCCACAGGTGTGATTAATACTGCTGTATACAAAGAATTTTCCAAAGGAAATCTGGCCATGGGAACTACACTTTCCAGTGTGCTGTTCTTTATAGTGCTGGCTCTTTTGTATTTTATCATCAAGTCCATGGAAAATAAGGAGGTGGAAGCCTGA